A region of Bacillus cabrialesii DNA encodes the following proteins:
- a CDS encoding VOC family protein — MHHIELYVSDLETSRRFWGWFLKELGYKEYQKWSSGISWKKDGFYLVIVQAKEPFLEPEYHRCRVGLNHLAFHAESKHQVDQMTEKLTAKGYRVLYRDRHPFAGGDGHYAVYCEDPDRMKVELVAPSG, encoded by the coding sequence GTGCATCATATTGAACTGTATGTCTCTGATTTGGAGACGTCTAGGCGGTTTTGGGGCTGGTTCTTAAAAGAACTTGGCTATAAAGAGTACCAAAAATGGAGCTCAGGCATCAGCTGGAAGAAAGATGGTTTTTACTTAGTAATTGTGCAGGCGAAAGAGCCTTTTCTAGAGCCGGAATACCATAGATGCCGAGTCGGTCTGAACCATCTCGCATTTCATGCTGAATCCAAGCATCAAGTCGATCAGATGACCGAAAAATTAACGGCAAAAGGCTATCGTGTGTTGTACCGAGACAGGCATCCTTTTGCCGGAGGAGACGGGCATTATGCAGTTTATTGTGAGGATCCTGACCGGATGAAGGTAGAGCTCGTTGCCCCAAGTGGTTAA
- the coaA gene encoding type I pantothenate kinase, which translates to MKNKELNLHTLYTQHNRESWSGFGGHLSIAVSEEEAKAVEGLNDYLSVEEVETIYIPLVRLLHLHVKSAAERNKHVNVFLKHPHSAKIPFIIGIAGSVAVGKSTTARILQKLLSRLPDRPKVSLITTDGFLFPTAELKKKNMLSRKGFPESYDVKALLEFLNDLKSGKDRVKAPVYSHLTYDREEGVFEVVEQADIVIIEGINVLQSPTLEDDRENPRIFVSDFFDFSIYVDAEESRIFTWYLERFRLLRETAFQNPDSYFHKFKDLSDQEADEMAASIWESVNRPNLYENILPTKFRSDLILRKGDGHKVEEVLVRRV; encoded by the coding sequence GTGAAAAATAAAGAGCTTAATTTACATACTTTATATACACAGCATAATCGTGAGTCTTGGTCTGGCTTTGGGGGACATTTGTCGATTGCTGTTTCTGAAGAAGAAGCAAAAGCCGTGGAAGGGCTGAATGATTATCTTTCTGTCGAGGAAGTGGAGACGATTTATATTCCGCTTGTTCGCTTACTTCATTTGCATGTCAAGTCTGCCGCTGAACGCAATAAGCATGTGAATGTGTTTTTGAAGCATCCCCATTCAGCCAAAATTCCGTTTATTATCGGCATCGCCGGCAGTGTGGCCGTCGGAAAAAGCACAACGGCCCGGATCTTGCAGAAGCTGCTTTCGCGTTTGCCGGACCGCCCTAAAGTGAGCCTTATCACAACAGATGGTTTTTTATTTCCTACAGCCGAGCTGAAAAAGAAAAATATGCTGTCAAGAAAAGGATTTCCCGAGAGCTATGACGTAAAGGCGCTGCTCGAATTTTTGAATGACTTAAAATCAGGTAAAGACAGAGTGAAGGCCCCGGTGTATTCCCATCTTACCTATGACCGCGAGGAGGGTGTGTTCGAGGTTGTGGAGCAGGCCGATATTGTGATTATTGAAGGCATTAATGTTCTTCAGTCGCCCACCTTGGAGGATGACCGGGAAAATCCGCGTATTTTTGTTTCCGATTTCTTTGATTTTTCGATTTATGTGGATGCGGAGGAAAGCCGGATTTTCACTTGGTATTTAGAGCGTTTTCGTCTGCTTCGGGAAACTGCTTTTCAAAATCCTGATTCATACTTTCATAAATTTAAAGACTTGTCTGATCAGGAGGCTGACGAGATGGCAGCCTCGATTTGGGAGAGTGTCAACCGGCCGAATTTATATGAAAATATCCTGCCGACTAAATTCAGGTCAGATCTCATTTTGCGTAAGGGAGACGGGCATAAGGTCGAGGAAGTGCTGGTAAGGAGGGTATGA
- a CDS encoding YqzH family protein, translating into MEKFVEKMMGQALRQYGRNVAIDPLSPYEKQSLKAALEERRNEEPDEDLHAHIEDIIYDYVTNQGLFS; encoded by the coding sequence ATGGAGAAATTTGTCGAAAAAATGATGGGACAGGCACTGCGCCAATACGGCAGAAATGTTGCCATAGATCCGTTAAGCCCGTATGAAAAACAAAGCTTGAAAGCAGCCTTAGAAGAAAGGCGGAATGAAGAACCCGATGAGGATCTGCATGCGCATATAGAAGATATCATTTATGACTATGTCACAAACCAAGGGCTGTTCTCTTAA
- the nudF gene encoding ADP-ribose pyrophosphatase, which yields MKSLEEKTIAKEQIFSGKVIDLYVEDVELPNGKTSKREIVKHPGAVAILAITDEGKIIMVKQFRKPLERTIVEIPAGKLEKGEKPEYTALRELEEETGYTAKKLTKITAFYTSPGFADEIVHVFLAEELSILEEKRELDEDEFVEVMEVTLEDALKLVESREVYDAKTAFAIQYLQLKEALQAQK from the coding sequence ATGAAGTCATTAGAAGAAAAAACAATTGCCAAAGAACAAATCTTTTCAGGTAAAGTCATTGATCTTTATGTAGAGGACGTTGAGCTGCCAAACGGAAAAACGAGTAAACGTGAAATTGTGAAGCATCCTGGCGCTGTAGCCATATTAGCTATCACTGATGAAGGGAAAATCATCATGGTGAAACAATTCCGTAAGCCGCTTGAGCGGACGATCGTTGAAATTCCGGCCGGAAAGCTAGAAAAAGGAGAAAAGCCGGAGTACACGGCGCTTCGGGAGCTTGAAGAGGAAACGGGGTATACAGCGAAAAAACTAACAAAAATCACTGCATTTTATACATCGCCCGGCTTTGCGGATGAAATTGTTCACGTATTCCTTGCTGAAGAGCTATCTATACTCGAAGAAAAACGGGAGCTTGATGAGGACGAGTTTGTTGAAGTGATGGAGGTGACGCTTGAAGATGCGCTGAAGCTGGTTGAATCCCGCGAAGTATATGATGCTAAAACAGCCTTTGCGATTCAGTATCTTCAGCTGAAAGAAGCGCTCCAAGCGCAAAAATGA
- a CDS encoding YqkE family protein, translating to MKKQKSADKHQLKDDLQSDIKAKLMEMKSQLKEEDEKRQEREKAEQIRKKKEIEKNKSFEELFNESQMDWHKYK from the coding sequence ATGAAAAAACAAAAATCCGCTGACAAACACCAGTTAAAAGATGACCTTCAATCAGACATCAAAGCAAAGCTTATGGAGATGAAGAGCCAATTGAAGGAAGAGGACGAAAAGAGGCAGGAAAGAGAAAAAGCAGAACAAATCAGAAAGAAAAAAGAGATCGAAAAAAACAAAAGCTTTGAAGAACTCTTTAATGAAAGCCAAATGGATTGGCACAAATATAAATAA
- a CDS encoding YolD-like family protein, whose amino-acid sequence MNDHLKRGNLLWEGSRMFLPEHKQSLLERKRHKQKLQKPILDPDKLEEMNQTLCTAMEFAQDITVSCFQNGEIVRCTGKICRYEEFEKTVWVKGDEDQLYKLKLDQVLDIVL is encoded by the coding sequence ATGAATGACCATTTAAAAAGAGGCAACCTGCTGTGGGAAGGAAGCAGGATGTTTCTGCCGGAACATAAACAAAGCCTGCTTGAGAGAAAGCGTCATAAACAGAAGCTGCAAAAGCCGATTCTTGATCCTGATAAGCTGGAGGAAATGAATCAAACGCTTTGCACCGCGATGGAATTTGCTCAGGATATCACTGTCAGCTGCTTTCAGAACGGTGAAATTGTCCGCTGCACCGGGAAAATCTGCCGGTATGAAGAGTTTGAAAAAACAGTATGGGTAAAAGGAGACGAAGATCAGCTTTATAAGCTGAAACTTGATCAGGTGCTTGATATTGTGCTGTAA
- a CDS encoding alpha/beta hydrolase: MKKILLAIGALLAAVTAIGMMFSNIIMFIKKKTDEDIMKRETDDGHDVFESFEQMEKIPFAVPSAYGYDIKGYYVAPHDTSNTIIICHGVTMNVLNSLKYMHLFLDLGWNVIVYDHRRHGQSGGKTTSYGFYEKDDLSEVVSWVKNKTDHRGLIGIHGESMGAATALLYAGEHCDDGADFYIADCPFARFDEQLAYRLKAEYRLPAWPLLPITDFFLKLRGGYRAREVSPLAVIDKIEKPVLFIHSKDDDYIPVSSTERLYEKKPGPKALYIAENGEHAMSYTKNRDMYRKTVQEFLDKIKDSTE, encoded by the coding sequence TTGAAGAAAATCCTTTTGGCCATTGGCGCTCTCTTAGCCGCTGTAACCGCAATCGGAATGATGTTTTCAAATATCATTATGTTCATCAAGAAAAAAACGGATGAAGACATTATGAAAAGAGAGACGGACGACGGACATGATGTGTTTGAATCATTTGAACAAATGGAAAAAATCCCTTTTGCCGTTCCATCCGCTTACGGCTATGATATAAAAGGCTATTATGTCGCGCCGCATGACACCTCAAACACCATCATCATCTGCCATGGGGTGACGATGAATGTGCTGAATTCTCTTAAATATATGCATTTATTTCTTGATCTTGGCTGGAATGTGATTGTTTATGACCATCGCCGGCACGGGCAAAGCGGCGGAAAGACGACTAGCTACGGGTTTTATGAAAAGGATGATCTCAGCGAGGTTGTCAGCTGGGTCAAGAACAAAACAGATCATCGCGGATTGATCGGAATTCACGGCGAATCAATGGGAGCTGCAACTGCCCTGCTTTACGCTGGTGAACACTGTGATGATGGCGCTGATTTTTATATTGCCGATTGCCCATTCGCACGTTTTGATGAACAGCTTGCCTATCGGCTGAAAGCGGAATACAGGCTCCCTGCTTGGCCTCTGCTCCCCATCACCGACTTCTTTTTAAAGCTGAGGGGCGGCTATCGCGCACGCGAAGTTTCTCCGCTTGCTGTCATTGATAAAATTGAAAAACCGGTCCTCTTTATTCACAGTAAGGATGATGACTATATTCCGGTTTCTTCAACCGAACGGTTGTATGAAAAGAAACCCGGACCGAAGGCGCTGTATATTGCCGAGAACGGAGAACATGCCATGTCGTATACAAAAAACCGGGACATGTACCGAAAAACGGTGCAGGAGTTTTTAGATAAAATAAAGGATTCAACAGAATAA
- a CDS encoding DNA polymerase IV has translation MMKEKVIFLVDMQSFYASVEKAENPHLKNRPVIVSGDPERRGGVVLAACPLAKQKGIANASRLWEAQEKCPEAVVLRPRMQRYIDVSLQITAILEEYTDLVEPYSIDEQFMDITGSQKLFGTPEEIAKSIQGRIMREIGVYARVGIGPNKALAKIACDNFAKKNKNGIFTLTKENMKTEMWPLPVGSMFGVGSRMKHHLNRMGISTIGGLAAFPLDLLKRKWGINGHVLWMTANGIDYSPVSTSSLDGQKAIGHGMTLPRDYEHFDKEIKVVLLELSEEVCRRSRNAGVMGQTVSVSCRGADFDWPTGFNRQVKLAEPTNSTQDVYEAVCGLFLRFWDGKPVRRLGVNLSQLSSDDIWQLNLFQDYAKKMSLGYVMDGIKNRFGDTAIIRAASLTAAGQAFERAAKIGGHYK, from the coding sequence ATGATGAAAGAAAAAGTGATTTTTCTCGTTGACATGCAATCGTTTTATGCATCTGTAGAGAAAGCGGAAAATCCACATTTGAAAAATAGGCCCGTTATTGTTTCGGGTGACCCTGAAAGAAGGGGCGGTGTCGTATTGGCTGCCTGCCCGCTGGCGAAACAAAAGGGTATCGCGAACGCCTCTCGGCTGTGGGAGGCGCAGGAAAAGTGCCCTGAAGCTGTTGTGCTCCGGCCCCGTATGCAGCGGTATATTGATGTATCACTGCAAATTACGGCCATTTTAGAGGAATATACAGACCTTGTAGAACCGTATTCCATCGATGAGCAGTTCATGGACATTACAGGCAGCCAGAAGCTGTTTGGGACGCCGGAGGAGATCGCGAAAAGCATTCAGGGCAGAATCATGCGGGAGATCGGCGTTTATGCGCGGGTCGGAATCGGTCCTAATAAAGCGCTGGCCAAAATCGCGTGCGACAATTTTGCCAAAAAGAATAAGAACGGTATTTTTACCTTAACGAAAGAAAATATGAAAACCGAAATGTGGCCGCTCCCGGTGGGCAGCATGTTTGGCGTCGGGAGCCGCATGAAGCATCATTTAAACCGTATGGGCATCAGCACGATCGGCGGGCTCGCGGCTTTTCCGCTCGATCTTTTAAAAAGGAAATGGGGCATTAACGGCCACGTGCTGTGGATGACGGCGAACGGGATCGACTATTCTCCCGTATCAACTTCATCTCTGGACGGGCAAAAAGCGATCGGCCATGGAATGACTCTCCCGAGAGACTACGAACACTTTGACAAAGAAATCAAAGTCGTGCTGTTGGAGCTGAGTGAAGAAGTGTGCAGGCGAAGCCGAAACGCCGGAGTCATGGGGCAAACGGTGTCCGTGAGCTGCAGAGGGGCTGATTTTGATTGGCCGACGGGCTTCAACCGGCAAGTGAAGCTGGCGGAGCCGACGAATTCTACACAGGATGTATATGAGGCTGTATGCGGGCTGTTTCTTAGATTTTGGGACGGAAAGCCTGTCCGCCGCCTCGGGGTCAATCTGTCTCAGCTCTCATCTGATGACATATGGCAGCTTAATTTATTTCAGGATTATGCAAAAAAAATGAGCCTCGGTTATGTGATGGACGGCATTAAAAACCGGTTCGGCGACACAGCAATCATCAGGGCGGCGTCACTGACAGCAGCAGGCCAGGCATTTGAACGTGCGGCTAAAATAGGAGGGCACTATAAATGA
- a CDS encoding YqkC family protein, translating into MEQKLKSMKNTAQNKTWVSFLNQNHPYTLLHWSIGGAESVKKDVWLLQDEMTFETQEFTTIDLAIEWIRENMDGITDVL; encoded by the coding sequence GTGGAACAAAAGCTGAAGTCAATGAAGAACACAGCACAGAATAAAACGTGGGTATCCTTCCTGAATCAAAACCATCCTTATACCTTGCTTCACTGGTCGATTGGAGGAGCAGAATCCGTCAAGAAAGACGTTTGGCTATTGCAGGATGAAATGACATTCGAAACGCAGGAGTTTACAACGATAGATCTTGCGATTGAATGGATCAGAGAAAATATGGATGGCATTACCGACGTTTTATGA
- a CDS encoding TIGR00375 family protein: MKKIYADLHIHIGRTFTGRAVKITGAKTLTLDRILVEASEHKGIELLGIIDCHSPEVILELEEGLSSGKYRELDGGGIRYRSTTLLLGSELEIYDEACSGPIHVLVFMPTLAEMKQFSNWLSARLKNIHLSSQRIYETGLNLQKKVKEMGGLFIPAHIFTPHKSLYGKGVKSSLTEVFDPAMIDAVELGLSCDTDMASHVSELNQYTFLTNSDAHSLGKIGREYNELYVQSVDFTEFVLALRGQGDRKIIANYGLDPLLGKYYQTACEACGEPAVNGETACAKCGNSRFTKGVSERLRELSDQAEVRVSRPRYVHQIPLQFVPGVGPKTLDKLKKAFGTEMAVLHEAAEEDLARVVPPKTAALIVKARSGKLELKAGGGGTYGKIKP; this comes from the coding sequence ATGAAAAAGATTTACGCGGATTTGCACATTCATATCGGCCGGACCTTTACAGGAAGGGCTGTCAAAATCACAGGGGCCAAAACACTGACACTGGACCGGATTTTGGTTGAAGCCAGTGAACATAAAGGAATTGAACTTCTAGGCATTATCGACTGTCATTCTCCCGAAGTCATTTTAGAGCTTGAGGAAGGCCTTTCATCTGGGAAATATCGCGAGCTTGACGGCGGGGGGATTCGTTACCGCAGCACGACACTTTTATTGGGAAGCGAGCTGGAGATTTATGATGAAGCCTGCAGCGGGCCGATCCATGTGCTTGTGTTTATGCCGACGCTGGCTGAAATGAAGCAGTTTTCAAACTGGCTGTCAGCGAGGCTGAAAAATATTCATTTAAGCTCGCAGCGGATATATGAAACGGGCTTGAATCTGCAAAAAAAAGTAAAGGAAATGGGCGGGCTGTTTATCCCCGCTCACATCTTTACACCGCATAAAAGCCTATATGGAAAAGGGGTTAAATCAAGCCTAACCGAGGTTTTTGATCCCGCTATGATAGATGCGGTTGAACTTGGGTTAAGCTGTGATACAGACATGGCTTCACATGTATCTGAATTGAATCAGTATACTTTTTTAACAAATTCTGATGCGCATTCGTTAGGGAAAATCGGCAGAGAATATAATGAACTATATGTGCAGTCAGTTGATTTTACTGAATTTGTTCTTGCATTAAGGGGACAAGGTGACAGAAAAATTATCGCGAATTATGGCTTGGACCCGCTATTGGGGAAATATTATCAGACGGCTTGCGAAGCGTGTGGAGAACCTGCTGTGAACGGGGAAACGGCGTGCGCGAAGTGCGGAAATTCCAGGTTTACCAAGGGAGTCAGCGAAAGATTGCGTGAATTGAGTGATCAGGCTGAAGTTCGCGTCTCGCGTCCGCGGTATGTTCATCAGATCCCGCTGCAATTTGTTCCGGGTGTCGGTCCGAAAACGCTGGACAAACTAAAAAAAGCCTTCGGAACAGAAATGGCTGTTCTTCATGAGGCTGCAGAAGAAGATTTGGCTCGCGTTGTCCCGCCGAAAACCGCGGCGCTTATTGTAAAAGCGAGATCCGGAAAGCTGGAATTGAAAGCCGGAGGAGGAGGAACCTACGGGAAAATTAAACCGTGA
- a CDS encoding iron-sulfur cluster biosynthesis family protein: protein MNIHVTDAAKQALQQAFDANPEKKAQLRYDAEGCGCAVSGVPTIWLAEELTGQCEQLETNGIPLYIQSSQKVFFDDQMTIDYNEKAKTLALKSPAEMLSPRMSILVK, encoded by the coding sequence ATGAACATACATGTGACAGATGCAGCAAAACAGGCACTGCAGCAGGCGTTTGACGCCAACCCGGAAAAAAAAGCCCAGCTCCGTTACGATGCAGAGGGATGCGGCTGCGCGGTAAGCGGTGTACCGACAATCTGGTTAGCAGAAGAATTAACGGGACAGTGCGAGCAGCTGGAAACGAACGGAATCCCGCTGTATATCCAATCGTCACAAAAAGTGTTTTTTGACGATCAAATGACGATCGATTACAATGAAAAAGCCAAAACGCTGGCGCTAAAAAGCCCGGCTGAAATGCTCAGCCCCAGAATGAGCATATTAGTAAAGTAG
- a CDS encoding aldo/keto reductase — translation MRKRKLGTSDLEISEVGLGCMSLGTEKNKALSILDEAIELGINYLDTADLYDRGRNEEIVGDAIQHRRQDIILATKAGNRWNVENDSWYWDPSKAYIKEAVKKSLTRLKTDYIDLYQLHGGTIEDHIEETIEAFEELKQEGVIRYYGISSIRPNVIKEYVKKSNIVSIMMQFSLFDRRPEEWLPLLEEHQISVVARGPVAKGLLTEKPLDQAADSIKQNGYLSYSFEELTNARKAMEDIASDLSMTEKSLQYLLAQPAVASVITGASKIEQLRENVKAANARRLHEEEIKALQSHTKQDIYEAHRS, via the coding sequence ATGAGAAAGCGCAAACTGGGTACATCCGATTTAGAAATAAGCGAAGTCGGACTCGGCTGTATGTCTCTTGGAACTGAAAAAAACAAAGCATTGTCCATTCTGGATGAAGCGATCGAGCTTGGCATCAACTATTTGGACACAGCGGATTTGTACGATCGCGGACGGAACGAAGAAATCGTCGGTGATGCGATTCAACACAGACGCCAAGACATTATTTTGGCAACGAAAGCGGGAAACCGCTGGAATGTTGAAAACGATAGCTGGTATTGGGATCCTTCAAAAGCTTACATAAAAGAAGCCGTCAAAAAGAGCCTTACGCGGCTGAAAACTGATTATATCGATCTCTATCAGCTTCACGGCGGCACGATAGAGGACCACATTGAGGAAACGATCGAAGCGTTTGAGGAATTAAAACAAGAAGGTGTCATCCGTTATTATGGCATTTCTTCCATCCGCCCGAATGTGATCAAAGAATATGTGAAAAAATCAAATATCGTCAGTATTATGATGCAATTCAGCCTGTTTGACCGACGTCCTGAGGAATGGCTTCCGCTCTTAGAAGAACATCAAATCAGCGTTGTTGCCAGAGGTCCTGTTGCCAAAGGGCTCTTAACTGAAAAACCCCTTGATCAAGCAGCGGACAGCATCAAACAGAACGGATACTTGTCCTATTCGTTCGAAGAACTGACAAATGCCCGCAAGGCAATGGAGGACATTGCTTCCGATCTTTCTATGACGGAAAAGTCGCTGCAGTATCTATTAGCACAGCCGGCTGTCGCATCAGTGATTACAGGCGCCAGTAAGATTGAGCAGTTACGGGAAAATGTTAAGGCTGCAAACGCGCGGCGTTTACACGAAGAAGAAATCAAAGCGCTCCAATCTCATACGAAACAGGACATTTACGAGGCTCACCGCTCATAA
- a CDS encoding GNAT family N-acetyltransferase — translation MDIRTITSSDYEMVTSVMNEWWGGRQLKEKLPRLFFEHFQDTSFITSEHNSMTGFLIGFQSQSDPETAYIHFSGVHPDFRKMQIGKQLYDVFIETVKQRGCTRVKCVTSPVNKVSIAYHTKLGFDIEKGTKTVNGISVFANYDGPGQDRVLFVKNI, via the coding sequence ATGGATATTCGAACAATCACGTCTTCAGATTATGAAATGGTGACGTCTGTAATGAATGAATGGTGGGGCGGCAGACAGCTGAAAGAAAAATTGCCGAGATTATTTTTTGAGCATTTTCAGGACACAAGCTTTATCACATCTGAACATAACAGCATGACTGGATTTTTAATCGGATTTCAATCGCAATCGGATCCTGAAACGGCATACATCCATTTTTCCGGTGTGCATCCAGATTTCAGAAAAATGCAAATTGGAAAACAATTATACGATGTCTTTATTGAGACAGTAAAACAAAGGGGCTGCACCCGGGTCAAGTGCGTCACTTCACCTGTGAATAAGGTATCAATTGCGTATCACACCAAATTGGGCTTTGACATTGAAAAGGGCACCAAAACGGTAAATGGCATCTCAGTGTTTGCAAACTACGATGGCCCGGGCCAAGACAGGGTACTGTTTGTCAAAAACATATGA
- a CDS encoding MDR family MFS transporter has product MKKWKEIHSISWTIIIGTIFGRMATSMSIPFLAIYLTAVEGASASYAGLVIAASSSVGILASFYGGYISDKFGRKNMMLVSIFGWMLVFAGFAAASHLWVFFVVNALNGLCKSLFEPASKALLSDMTEEKTRLLVFNLRYAAINIGVVFGPVLGLYFGSSQSTAPFLAPAVIYGLYGLVLAIQFKKHSSSPAQDQSRNMSVREAFMVTQKDHLFTIALVGIALCTFGYSQFSSTFPQYMAQNPLMGNGTKLYGLMLTLNAIVVLATQFPIVHFAKRFSPLCSLMLGNVMVSISMAIFTISHGVSSLVMIVVTFTIGEVLLFSMMDLFVDQIAKPGLKGTYFGAIGFSQLGNVIGPWVGGICIDLFGAGRPIFIFSVLSGITLLGLPFLAFAYRQMKTEMTKHRSALEKPL; this is encoded by the coding sequence ATGAAGAAATGGAAAGAGATCCACTCGATCAGCTGGACAATTATTATCGGAACCATTTTTGGCAGAATGGCAACATCAATGAGCATTCCTTTTTTAGCCATTTATTTAACAGCAGTCGAAGGCGCATCAGCCTCCTATGCAGGGCTGGTCATCGCCGCAAGCTCATCAGTCGGCATCCTTGCAAGCTTTTACGGCGGATATATCTCGGACAAATTCGGCAGAAAAAACATGATGCTTGTATCCATTTTCGGCTGGATGCTGGTATTTGCAGGATTTGCGGCGGCATCTCATCTGTGGGTGTTTTTTGTGGTAAACGCATTAAACGGCCTTTGCAAATCATTGTTTGAGCCCGCTTCAAAGGCGTTGCTGTCTGATATGACAGAAGAAAAAACGAGACTGCTTGTTTTTAATTTACGCTATGCAGCTATTAATATCGGCGTTGTCTTCGGGCCGGTGCTTGGCCTGTATTTTGGCTCGTCGCAATCGACCGCACCCTTTTTGGCGCCTGCCGTCATTTACGGACTATACGGCCTCGTGCTTGCCATCCAATTTAAAAAGCATTCATCCTCGCCAGCACAAGACCAATCACGGAATATGAGCGTACGGGAAGCGTTTATGGTGACGCAAAAGGATCATCTTTTTACAATTGCTCTGGTCGGCATTGCGCTATGCACCTTCGGCTACTCACAATTCAGTTCCACATTCCCGCAGTATATGGCGCAAAACCCCTTGATGGGCAACGGAACGAAGCTGTATGGGTTGATGCTGACATTAAACGCAATCGTTGTGTTGGCAACGCAATTTCCCATTGTCCATTTTGCAAAACGTTTTTCGCCGCTTTGCTCCCTGATGCTCGGTAATGTGATGGTGAGTATCAGCATGGCCATTTTCACCATATCACACGGCGTTTCATCACTTGTGATGATTGTGGTCACATTTACAATCGGCGAAGTGCTTTTATTCTCTATGATGGATTTGTTTGTAGACCAGATTGCAAAACCAGGATTAAAAGGCACTTATTTCGGGGCAATTGGTTTTTCACAGCTCGGAAACGTCATCGGTCCCTGGGTCGGGGGTATATGTATAGACCTGTTCGGCGCCGGCCGGCCGATTTTTATTTTTTCTGTCCTGAGCGGCATCACCCTGCTCGGCCTGCCATTTTTAGCGTTTGCCTATCGGCAGATGAAAACGGAAATGACAAAACACCGGTCCGCGCTGGAAAAGCCGCTTTAA
- the mciZ gene encoding Z-ring formation inhibitor MciZ, producing MKVHRMPKGVVLVGKAWEIRVKLKEYGRTFQYVKDWISKP from the coding sequence GTGAAAGTGCACCGCATGCCAAAAGGTGTTGTCTTAGTCGGAAAGGCTTGGGAGATTCGGGTGAAATTAAAGGAGTATGGACGCACATTCCAATATGTGAAAGATTGGATCTCCAAGCCGTAA
- a CDS encoding bifunctional GNAT family N-acetyltransferase/GrpB family protein has protein sequence MIEFLQHKEDITAREIIAVQQPAYIKEAELIGFDGIPALQEKAKDIRASHERFAGYRKNCKLIGVISYEKNMHHLTICRLVVHPDGFRKGIGRALLQFAIDQNEDAQKIEAVTAENNTPAVSLYTQLGFQKAETVKAAEGLLLSVFHLYPKREVKVVLYNEKWAELFNEEKERLKLVFGPEISAVHHIGSTSIPNMAAKPIIDILIEARSIEAVNRYDSKMKAIGYTPKGENGIAGRRYFQKGGNKRTHHVHMYEKGNPAIERHLLFRDYLRAHPKIAEEYAILKKRLAIQHPDSINQYIQGKDDWIKTAEEHAKRWKEGRNNANGSVVCYNSENDENGGLTL, from the coding sequence ATGATAGAATTTCTTCAGCATAAGGAAGACATCACAGCGCGTGAGATTATTGCCGTACAGCAGCCCGCCTACATAAAGGAAGCGGAGCTTATCGGTTTTGACGGTATCCCCGCCTTACAAGAGAAGGCGAAGGATATTCGAGCATCTCATGAACGGTTTGCGGGATATCGGAAAAACTGCAAACTGATCGGTGTCATTTCATACGAGAAAAACATGCATCATCTAACGATTTGCAGGCTTGTTGTGCATCCCGACGGTTTTAGAAAAGGGATTGGACGAGCACTTCTGCAATTTGCCATTGATCAGAACGAAGACGCTCAGAAAATTGAAGCAGTCACAGCCGAGAATAATACACCCGCAGTGTCGCTCTATACACAGCTGGGATTTCAAAAGGCAGAAACCGTCAAAGCAGCGGAGGGCTTATTGCTGTCGGTCTTTCATTTGTATCCGAAACGAGAAGTGAAAGTCGTTCTCTACAACGAAAAATGGGCGGAACTTTTCAATGAAGAAAAAGAACGGCTGAAGCTTGTGTTCGGACCGGAGATCAGCGCTGTTCATCATATCGGAAGCACCTCGATACCAAACATGGCGGCAAAGCCAATCATTGACATTTTAATTGAAGCAAGAAGTATTGAAGCTGTGAACCGATATGATTCAAAAATGAAGGCAATCGGCTATACACCGAAAGGAGAAAACGGCATAGCGGGCAGGCGTTATTTCCAAAAGGGCGGAAATAAACGCACTCATCATGTCCATATGTACGAAAAAGGAAACCCTGCTATTGAAAGGCACCTATTATTCAGAGATTATCTTAGAGCCCATCCAAAAATAGCGGAGGAATACGCCATTCTCAAAAAACGGCTGGCAATTCAGCATCCGGACAGCATCAATCAGTACATACAAGGGAAAGATGATTGGATCAAGACTGCAGAAGAACATGCGAAGCGGTGGAAAGAAGGCAGAAACAATGCGAATGGAAGCGTTGTATGCTACAATAGCGAAAATGATGAAAACGGGGGTCTCACCTTATGA